Proteins found in one Micropterus dolomieu isolate WLL.071019.BEF.003 ecotype Adirondacks linkage group LG10, ASM2129224v1, whole genome shotgun sequence genomic segment:
- the ankef1a gene encoding ankyrin repeat and EF-hand domain-containing protein 1a isoform X1, with the protein MSGRVAGGRLQVLQIYRLLQCVHEGDKLQIEKMVNLGVENLINLTDPQEGTGVLHVAVSANNQDLVIFLLSQGAHPDVQDKKGRTAAMLAAELGNDAIVALLAQSHANLRLQDTEGKGVLFYCIYPTKRHTRCLQVALKCHADVNNVSAQGTHVFQLMCEKAQKCTLMCLIMLDAGADPNATNQNTGLTALMEAAKAGSLQLVKTILRKGGNPNALDRKRLTAVHYAAMGGFFEVIQVLSAYSADMGVINLEDCTPLHYAAVTGNANCCKFLAQRGCNPKLKNQEGLLPRQIAKDTGHKAAAKELKKAERQQGKGQKSTDGSLMSDLWAVTLHDWSYEYETELRQAFGDKSDTVTTEKFISVLEELKAPVELDQLHTVISAHDKGKEGCVNINDFLKGVKYIKKPFLLSSYMPKKKKGEKGGKGAKKGKFVLPLPICTLPPELMPRRPDGGPPHFMIETYYNCSDIRRFDHDHPPEHPIMNDSGWYMEKPDKVYININYCVKSGDLESLDLAFSQGVPVDVKDQFYKTPLMVACSSGNYEVAQYLLSRGADVNVCDQFFWTPLHHAARAGQVELLELLVEAGATIDARALSGGTPLMRAIESSRPSCVDFLIKAGASVNAENKKEQNCLDIARAFADSRIIDLVKDKMDSQPKLKETVKGKGAKGQKPKPSKVIAAEGIVHAETSTTTAGKISLEDSKSIILQNTRITTGKSNTVDITIVPKTVWGKPPTTSQLMSKIERRKELLSLEVDFDDFMMPFSHNI; encoded by the exons ATGAGTGGCAGAGTAGCAGGGGGCCGCCTGCAGGTCCTTCAGATCTACCGCCTGCTGCAGTGCGTCCATGAAGGGGATAAGCTGCAGATAGAAAAGATGGTGAACCTTGGGGTGGAAAACCTCATCAATCTCACTGATCCACAAGAAGGCACAGGGGTGCTTCACGTGGCAGTTTCAGCCAACAATCAGG ACCTGGTCATCTTCCTTCTCTCCCAGGGAGCACACCCTGACGTCCAGGACAAGAAGGGCCGCACCGCAGCCATGTTAGCTGCTGAGCTGGGCAATGATGCTATAGTGGCACTGCTGGCCCAGAGCCATGCCAACCTGAGGCTCCAAGACACTGAGGGAAAAG GTGTGCTGTTCTACTGTATCTACCCCACCAAGCGCCACACCCGCTGCCTGCAGGTGGCACTGAAGTGCCATGCAGATGTCAACAATGTGTCAGCGCAGGGGACTCATGTCTTCCAGTTGATGTGTGAAAAAGCCCAGAAGTGCACCTTGATGTGTCTCATCATGCTGGATGCAGGGGCAGACCCCAATGCAACAAATCAG AATACAGGCCTCACAGCTCTGATGGAGGCTGCTAAGGCAGGCTCCCTGCAGCTTGTTAAAACCATTCTCAGGAAAGGGGGAAACCCTAACGCCCTGGACCGAAAACGCCTCACAGCAGTACACTATGCTGCCATGGGAGGCTTTTTTGAG GTGATTCAGGTGCTGTCTGCATACTCAGCAGACATGGGAGTGATCAACCTAGAGGACTGCACACCCCTACACTACGCTGCTGTCACGGGCAATGCTAACTGCTGCAAGTTCTTGGCACAGAGAG GTTGTAATCCCAAGCTCAAGAACCAGGAAGGTTTACTCCCACGTCAGATTGCCAAAGACACGGGTCACAAAGCAGCAGCCAAGGAGCTGAAGAAAGCAGAGAGGCAAcagggaaaaggccaaaaatcCACAGATGGCAGCCTCATGTCAGATCTTTGGGCCGTGACCCTCCACGACTGGTCTTATGAGTATGAGACTGAATTACGGCAAGCCTTTGGGGACAAATCAGACACAGTTACAACCGAAAAGTTTATTTCAGTGTTAGAAGAACTGAAAGCTCCAGTTGAACTAGACCAACTCCATACAGTCATCTCAGCCCATGACAAGGGGAAAGAGGGATGTGTCAACATTAATGATTTCCTCAAAGGTGTCAAGTATATCAAGAaacctttcctcctctcctcttatatgcctaaaaagaaaaagggagaaaagggaggaaaaggagCTAAGAAGGGTAAATTTGTCCTCCCCCTGCCCATTTGCACTCTCCCACCGGAGCTTATGCCTCGGCGACCAGACGGAGGCCCGCCCCACTTCATGATCGAAACATACTACAACTGCTCAGACATCCGGCGATTTGACCACGATCACCCGCCAGAACATCCCATAATGAATGACTCAGGATGGTACATGGAAAAGCCAGATAAGGTCTACATCAATATCAACTACTGTGTGAAAAGTGGGGACCTGGAGTCTCTGGACCTTGCTTTCAGTCAAGGGGTTCCTGTGGATGTTAAAGATCAGTTTTACAAGACCCCACTGATGGTGGCCTGCTCCAGTGGAAACTACGAGGTGGCTCAGTATCTCCTCAGTCGAGG GGctgatgtaaatgtgtgtgaccAGTTCTTCTGGACACCTCTCCACCATGCTGCTCGCGCTGGCCAAGTGGAACTTCTTGAACTTCTGGTGGAGGCCGGGGCTACCATAGATGCCCGGGCCCTCAGTGGAGGCACACCCCTCATGAGGGCCATCGAGAGCtctcgaccctcctgtgtggaCTTCCTCATCAAGGCCGGTGCCAGTGTTAATGCAGAGAACAAGAAAG AACAAAACTGCCTCGACATTGCCAGAGCTTTTGCAGACTCAAGGATAATTGACTTGGTCAAAGACAAGATGGATTCTCAACCTAAACTAAAGGAGACAGTGAAGGGAAAGGGGGCCAAAGGTCAAAAGCCAAAACCTTCAAAG GTCATTGCTGCAGAAGGTATAGTGCATGCAGAGACATCAACTACAACAGCAGGAAAGATTTCTCTGGAGGATTCAAAGAGCATCATCCTGCAAAACACCAGAATCACTACAGGGAAATCCAACACTGTGGACATTACCATTGTGCCAAAAACG gTTTGGGGGAAGCCGCCCACCACCAGCCAGCTGATGTCAAAGATAGAGAGACGAAAAGAGCTCTTATCCCTCGAGGTGGACTTTGACGACTTCATGATGCCTTTCAGCCATAACATCTAG
- the ankef1a gene encoding ankyrin repeat and EF-hand domain-containing protein 1a isoform X2 codes for MSGRVAGGRLQVLQIYRLLQCVHEGDKLQIEKMVNLGVENLINLTDPQEGTGVLHVAVSANNQDLVIFLLSQGAHPDVQDKKGRTAAMLAAELGNDAIVALLAQSHANLRLQDTEGKGVLFYCIYPTKRHTRCLQVALKCHADVNNVSAQGTHVFQLMCEKAQKCTLMCLIMLDAGADPNATNQNTGLTALMEAAKAGSLQLVKTILRKGGNPNALDRKRLTAVHYAAMGGFFEVIQVLSAYSADMGVINLEDCTPLHYAAVTGNANCCKFLAQRGCNPKLKNQEGLLPRQIAKDTGHKAAAKELKKAERQQGKGQKSTDGSLMSDLWAVTLHDWSYEYETELRQAFGDKSDTVTTEKFISVLEELKAPVELDQLHTVISAHDKGKEGCVNINDFLKGVKYIKKPFLLSSYMPKKKKGEKGGKGAKKGKFVLPLPICTLPPELMPRRPDGGPPHFMIETYYNCSDIRRFDHDHPPEHPIMNDSGWYMEKPDKVYININYCVKSGDLESLDLAFSQGVPVDVKDQFYKTPLMVACSSGNYEVAQYLLSRGADVNVCDQFFWTPLHHAARAGQVELLELLVEAGATIDARALSGGTPLMRAIESSRPSCVDFLIKAGASVNAENKKEQNCLDIARAFADSRIIDLVKDKMDSQPKLKETVKGKGAKGQKPKPSKVLSAGTFVSGYHDSTRSIPQAAANHTLKLMLLQAKVKWDNGEPRQRKRETIMNSDSSHQ; via the exons ATGAGTGGCAGAGTAGCAGGGGGCCGCCTGCAGGTCCTTCAGATCTACCGCCTGCTGCAGTGCGTCCATGAAGGGGATAAGCTGCAGATAGAAAAGATGGTGAACCTTGGGGTGGAAAACCTCATCAATCTCACTGATCCACAAGAAGGCACAGGGGTGCTTCACGTGGCAGTTTCAGCCAACAATCAGG ACCTGGTCATCTTCCTTCTCTCCCAGGGAGCACACCCTGACGTCCAGGACAAGAAGGGCCGCACCGCAGCCATGTTAGCTGCTGAGCTGGGCAATGATGCTATAGTGGCACTGCTGGCCCAGAGCCATGCCAACCTGAGGCTCCAAGACACTGAGGGAAAAG GTGTGCTGTTCTACTGTATCTACCCCACCAAGCGCCACACCCGCTGCCTGCAGGTGGCACTGAAGTGCCATGCAGATGTCAACAATGTGTCAGCGCAGGGGACTCATGTCTTCCAGTTGATGTGTGAAAAAGCCCAGAAGTGCACCTTGATGTGTCTCATCATGCTGGATGCAGGGGCAGACCCCAATGCAACAAATCAG AATACAGGCCTCACAGCTCTGATGGAGGCTGCTAAGGCAGGCTCCCTGCAGCTTGTTAAAACCATTCTCAGGAAAGGGGGAAACCCTAACGCCCTGGACCGAAAACGCCTCACAGCAGTACACTATGCTGCCATGGGAGGCTTTTTTGAG GTGATTCAGGTGCTGTCTGCATACTCAGCAGACATGGGAGTGATCAACCTAGAGGACTGCACACCCCTACACTACGCTGCTGTCACGGGCAATGCTAACTGCTGCAAGTTCTTGGCACAGAGAG GTTGTAATCCCAAGCTCAAGAACCAGGAAGGTTTACTCCCACGTCAGATTGCCAAAGACACGGGTCACAAAGCAGCAGCCAAGGAGCTGAAGAAAGCAGAGAGGCAAcagggaaaaggccaaaaatcCACAGATGGCAGCCTCATGTCAGATCTTTGGGCCGTGACCCTCCACGACTGGTCTTATGAGTATGAGACTGAATTACGGCAAGCCTTTGGGGACAAATCAGACACAGTTACAACCGAAAAGTTTATTTCAGTGTTAGAAGAACTGAAAGCTCCAGTTGAACTAGACCAACTCCATACAGTCATCTCAGCCCATGACAAGGGGAAAGAGGGATGTGTCAACATTAATGATTTCCTCAAAGGTGTCAAGTATATCAAGAaacctttcctcctctcctcttatatgcctaaaaagaaaaagggagaaaagggaggaaaaggagCTAAGAAGGGTAAATTTGTCCTCCCCCTGCCCATTTGCACTCTCCCACCGGAGCTTATGCCTCGGCGACCAGACGGAGGCCCGCCCCACTTCATGATCGAAACATACTACAACTGCTCAGACATCCGGCGATTTGACCACGATCACCCGCCAGAACATCCCATAATGAATGACTCAGGATGGTACATGGAAAAGCCAGATAAGGTCTACATCAATATCAACTACTGTGTGAAAAGTGGGGACCTGGAGTCTCTGGACCTTGCTTTCAGTCAAGGGGTTCCTGTGGATGTTAAAGATCAGTTTTACAAGACCCCACTGATGGTGGCCTGCTCCAGTGGAAACTACGAGGTGGCTCAGTATCTCCTCAGTCGAGG GGctgatgtaaatgtgtgtgaccAGTTCTTCTGGACACCTCTCCACCATGCTGCTCGCGCTGGCCAAGTGGAACTTCTTGAACTTCTGGTGGAGGCCGGGGCTACCATAGATGCCCGGGCCCTCAGTGGAGGCACACCCCTCATGAGGGCCATCGAGAGCtctcgaccctcctgtgtggaCTTCCTCATCAAGGCCGGTGCCAGTGTTAATGCAGAGAACAAGAAAG AACAAAACTGCCTCGACATTGCCAGAGCTTTTGCAGACTCAAGGATAATTGACTTGGTCAAAGACAAGATGGATTCTCAACCTAAACTAAAGGAGACAGTGAAGGGAAAGGGGGCCAAAGGTCAAAAGCCAAAACCTTCAAAG GTGCTTTCAGCTGGCACCTTTGTGTCTGGCTACCACGATTCTACCAGGTCCATACCACAGGCTGCTGCTAATCACACTTTAAAGCTGATGTTGCTCCAAGCCAAGGTCAAATGGGACAATGGCGAGCCGAGGCAGAGAAAACGTGAAACCATCATGAACTCTGATAGCAGTCACCAATAG
- the ankef1a gene encoding ankyrin repeat and EF-hand domain-containing protein 1a isoform X3, whose amino-acid sequence MLAAELGNDAIVALLAQSHANLRLQDTEGKGVLFYCIYPTKRHTRCLQVALKCHADVNNVSAQGTHVFQLMCEKAQKCTLMCLIMLDAGADPNATNQNTGLTALMEAAKAGSLQLVKTILRKGGNPNALDRKRLTAVHYAAMGGFFEVIQVLSAYSADMGVINLEDCTPLHYAAVTGNANCCKFLAQRGCNPKLKNQEGLLPRQIAKDTGHKAAAKELKKAERQQGKGQKSTDGSLMSDLWAVTLHDWSYEYETELRQAFGDKSDTVTTEKFISVLEELKAPVELDQLHTVISAHDKGKEGCVNINDFLKGVKYIKKPFLLSSYMPKKKKGEKGGKGAKKGKFVLPLPICTLPPELMPRRPDGGPPHFMIETYYNCSDIRRFDHDHPPEHPIMNDSGWYMEKPDKVYININYCVKSGDLESLDLAFSQGVPVDVKDQFYKTPLMVACSSGNYEVAQYLLSRGADVNVCDQFFWTPLHHAARAGQVELLELLVEAGATIDARALSGGTPLMRAIESSRPSCVDFLIKAGASVNAENKKEQNCLDIARAFADSRIIDLVKDKMDSQPKLKETVKGKGAKGQKPKPSKVIAAEGIVHAETSTTTAGKISLEDSKSIILQNTRITTGKSNTVDITIVPKTVWGKPPTTSQLMSKIERRKELLSLEVDFDDFMMPFSHNI is encoded by the exons ATGTTAGCTGCTGAGCTGGGCAATGATGCTATAGTGGCACTGCTGGCCCAGAGCCATGCCAACCTGAGGCTCCAAGACACTGAGGGAAAAG GTGTGCTGTTCTACTGTATCTACCCCACCAAGCGCCACACCCGCTGCCTGCAGGTGGCACTGAAGTGCCATGCAGATGTCAACAATGTGTCAGCGCAGGGGACTCATGTCTTCCAGTTGATGTGTGAAAAAGCCCAGAAGTGCACCTTGATGTGTCTCATCATGCTGGATGCAGGGGCAGACCCCAATGCAACAAATCAG AATACAGGCCTCACAGCTCTGATGGAGGCTGCTAAGGCAGGCTCCCTGCAGCTTGTTAAAACCATTCTCAGGAAAGGGGGAAACCCTAACGCCCTGGACCGAAAACGCCTCACAGCAGTACACTATGCTGCCATGGGAGGCTTTTTTGAG GTGATTCAGGTGCTGTCTGCATACTCAGCAGACATGGGAGTGATCAACCTAGAGGACTGCACACCCCTACACTACGCTGCTGTCACGGGCAATGCTAACTGCTGCAAGTTCTTGGCACAGAGAG GTTGTAATCCCAAGCTCAAGAACCAGGAAGGTTTACTCCCACGTCAGATTGCCAAAGACACGGGTCACAAAGCAGCAGCCAAGGAGCTGAAGAAAGCAGAGAGGCAAcagggaaaaggccaaaaatcCACAGATGGCAGCCTCATGTCAGATCTTTGGGCCGTGACCCTCCACGACTGGTCTTATGAGTATGAGACTGAATTACGGCAAGCCTTTGGGGACAAATCAGACACAGTTACAACCGAAAAGTTTATTTCAGTGTTAGAAGAACTGAAAGCTCCAGTTGAACTAGACCAACTCCATACAGTCATCTCAGCCCATGACAAGGGGAAAGAGGGATGTGTCAACATTAATGATTTCCTCAAAGGTGTCAAGTATATCAAGAaacctttcctcctctcctcttatatgcctaaaaagaaaaagggagaaaagggaggaaaaggagCTAAGAAGGGTAAATTTGTCCTCCCCCTGCCCATTTGCACTCTCCCACCGGAGCTTATGCCTCGGCGACCAGACGGAGGCCCGCCCCACTTCATGATCGAAACATACTACAACTGCTCAGACATCCGGCGATTTGACCACGATCACCCGCCAGAACATCCCATAATGAATGACTCAGGATGGTACATGGAAAAGCCAGATAAGGTCTACATCAATATCAACTACTGTGTGAAAAGTGGGGACCTGGAGTCTCTGGACCTTGCTTTCAGTCAAGGGGTTCCTGTGGATGTTAAAGATCAGTTTTACAAGACCCCACTGATGGTGGCCTGCTCCAGTGGAAACTACGAGGTGGCTCAGTATCTCCTCAGTCGAGG GGctgatgtaaatgtgtgtgaccAGTTCTTCTGGACACCTCTCCACCATGCTGCTCGCGCTGGCCAAGTGGAACTTCTTGAACTTCTGGTGGAGGCCGGGGCTACCATAGATGCCCGGGCCCTCAGTGGAGGCACACCCCTCATGAGGGCCATCGAGAGCtctcgaccctcctgtgtggaCTTCCTCATCAAGGCCGGTGCCAGTGTTAATGCAGAGAACAAGAAAG AACAAAACTGCCTCGACATTGCCAGAGCTTTTGCAGACTCAAGGATAATTGACTTGGTCAAAGACAAGATGGATTCTCAACCTAAACTAAAGGAGACAGTGAAGGGAAAGGGGGCCAAAGGTCAAAAGCCAAAACCTTCAAAG GTCATTGCTGCAGAAGGTATAGTGCATGCAGAGACATCAACTACAACAGCAGGAAAGATTTCTCTGGAGGATTCAAAGAGCATCATCCTGCAAAACACCAGAATCACTACAGGGAAATCCAACACTGTGGACATTACCATTGTGCCAAAAACG gTTTGGGGGAAGCCGCCCACCACCAGCCAGCTGATGTCAAAGATAGAGAGACGAAAAGAGCTCTTATCCCTCGAGGTGGACTTTGACGACTTCATGATGCCTTTCAGCCATAACATCTAG